Proteins encoded in a region of the Diospyros lotus cultivar Yz01 chromosome 9, ASM1463336v1, whole genome shotgun sequence genome:
- the LOC127809516 gene encoding polygalacturonase At1g48100 isoform X2 — MKRTRSPSLSFLLILLAILFVTFSTVCVEARKSGNPKKNNAQKQRKPRNGNGPAPAPGPSSSFNILSFGAKGDGVSDDSKALLAAWKAACKRPTSTVEIPPEFKFLIKPITLQGPCLPNLVFQIDGTLLAPPKVGSWPKSSLFQWINFKWLQNFTIQGTGIVDGQGSNWWSSSQTEKRFKHIPEIKPTALRFYSSYNVTIRDIRITNSPQCHLKFDNSGSVKVENVTISAPENSPNTDGIHLQNTHDVEIQHSSIGCGDDCVSIQTGCSNVHVHHINCGPGHGISLGGLGKDRSVACVSNIIVEDSFLQNTLYGARIKTWQGGMGSVKNVSFSNIHVQDVKVPIMIDQYYCDKNFCKNQTGAVSISGVKFDQIIGTYSFQPIHLACSDHVPCTDVDLMDIQLEPSLGFQGFPRALCWNSYGRSQAPLVPSAMDECLRSGGADSVKRTARSHDIVC; from the exons ATGAAGAGAACCAGAAGCCCGTCTCTTTCTTTTCTACTAATTTTGCTAGCCATTTTGTTTGTCACATTCTCAACAGTCTGTGTTGAAGCCAGAAAGAGCGGTAATCCCAAGAAGAACAATGCTCAAAAACAGAGGAAGCCGAGGAATGGCAATGGCCCTGCACCAGCTCCTGGCCCGTCAAGCAGCTTTAACATTCTGTCTTTCGGAGCAAAAGGCGATGGAGTTTCCGATGACTCAAAG GCGCTTCTAGCAGCATGGAAAGCTGCTTGCAAGAGGCCGACGTCGACCGTGGAAATCCCACCGGAGTTCAAGTTTCTGATCAAACCCATAACTCTGCAAGGACCATGCTTGCCAAACCTTGTTTTTCAG ATAGATGGGACTCTTTTAGCTCCTCCAAAAGTGGGTTCATGGCCAAAATCCAGTCTGTTTCAGTGGATAAACTTCAAATGGCTCCAGAACTTCACCATCCAAGGGACCGGTATCGTCGACGGCCAAGGCTCTAATTGGTGGAGTTCTTCTCAAACAGAG AAGAGATTCAAACACATTCCAGAAATCAAGCCAACC GCCTTGAGATTCTATTCAAGCTACAATGTCACGATTCGCGACATTAGGATCACAAATAGCCCTCAGTGCCACCTGAAATTCGACAACTCTGGCTCGGTGAAGGTCGAAAACGTCACGATTTCAGCACCCGAAAACAGCCCCAACACCGATGGCATTCACCTCCAGAACACCCATGACGTTGAAATCCAGCATTCGAGCATCGGATGTG GAGATGATTGTGTATCCATACAAACTGGCTGCTCCAATGTTCATGTTCATCACATAAACTGTGGCCCTGGACATGGCATAAG CTTAGGAGGACTGGGCAAAGACAGAAGTGTTGCCTGTGTCTCCAACATCATTGTTGAGGATAGCTTTCTGCAGAACACACTATATGGAGCAAGAATCAAAACATGGCAG GGAGGAATGGGATCAGTCAAGAATGTGTCGTTCTCCAACATCCATGTCCAAGATGTCAAGGTTCCGATAATGATCGATCAGTACTACTGCGACAAGAATTTCTGCAAGAACCAAACAGGCGCAGTCTCAATATCTGGGGTTAAGTTTGATCAGATCATCGGAACCTATTCATTTCAACCGATCCATCTTGCTTGTAGCGACCATGTTCCCTGCACGGATGTGGATCTGATGGACATTCAGCTGGAGCCATCGCTAGGGTTTCAAGGATTTCCGCGAGCTCTGTGCTGGAACTCGTATGGCAGATCGCAAGCTCCGCTTGTTCCGTCCGCCATGGACGAGTGCTTGAGGAGCGGCGGCGCCGATTCAGTCAAGAGAACTGCAAGATCACACGACATTGTCTGTTAA
- the LOC127809516 gene encoding polygalacturonase At1g48100 isoform X1, whose amino-acid sequence MKRTRSPSLSFLLILLAILFVTFSTVCVEARKSGNPKKNNAQKQRKPRNGNGPAPAPGPSSSFNILSFGAKGDGVSDDSKALLAAWKAACKRPTSTVEIPPEFKFLIKPITLQGPCLPNLVFQIDGTLLAPPKVGSWPKSSLFQWINFKWLQNFTIQGTGIVDGQGSNWWSSSQTEQKRFKHIPEIKPTALRFYSSYNVTIRDIRITNSPQCHLKFDNSGSVKVENVTISAPENSPNTDGIHLQNTHDVEIQHSSIGCGDDCVSIQTGCSNVHVHHINCGPGHGISLGGLGKDRSVACVSNIIVEDSFLQNTLYGARIKTWQGGMGSVKNVSFSNIHVQDVKVPIMIDQYYCDKNFCKNQTGAVSISGVKFDQIIGTYSFQPIHLACSDHVPCTDVDLMDIQLEPSLGFQGFPRALCWNSYGRSQAPLVPSAMDECLRSGGADSVKRTARSHDIVC is encoded by the exons ATGAAGAGAACCAGAAGCCCGTCTCTTTCTTTTCTACTAATTTTGCTAGCCATTTTGTTTGTCACATTCTCAACAGTCTGTGTTGAAGCCAGAAAGAGCGGTAATCCCAAGAAGAACAATGCTCAAAAACAGAGGAAGCCGAGGAATGGCAATGGCCCTGCACCAGCTCCTGGCCCGTCAAGCAGCTTTAACATTCTGTCTTTCGGAGCAAAAGGCGATGGAGTTTCCGATGACTCAAAG GCGCTTCTAGCAGCATGGAAAGCTGCTTGCAAGAGGCCGACGTCGACCGTGGAAATCCCACCGGAGTTCAAGTTTCTGATCAAACCCATAACTCTGCAAGGACCATGCTTGCCAAACCTTGTTTTTCAG ATAGATGGGACTCTTTTAGCTCCTCCAAAAGTGGGTTCATGGCCAAAATCCAGTCTGTTTCAGTGGATAAACTTCAAATGGCTCCAGAACTTCACCATCCAAGGGACCGGTATCGTCGACGGCCAAGGCTCTAATTGGTGGAGTTCTTCTCAAACAGAG CAGAAGAGATTCAAACACATTCCAGAAATCAAGCCAACC GCCTTGAGATTCTATTCAAGCTACAATGTCACGATTCGCGACATTAGGATCACAAATAGCCCTCAGTGCCACCTGAAATTCGACAACTCTGGCTCGGTGAAGGTCGAAAACGTCACGATTTCAGCACCCGAAAACAGCCCCAACACCGATGGCATTCACCTCCAGAACACCCATGACGTTGAAATCCAGCATTCGAGCATCGGATGTG GAGATGATTGTGTATCCATACAAACTGGCTGCTCCAATGTTCATGTTCATCACATAAACTGTGGCCCTGGACATGGCATAAG CTTAGGAGGACTGGGCAAAGACAGAAGTGTTGCCTGTGTCTCCAACATCATTGTTGAGGATAGCTTTCTGCAGAACACACTATATGGAGCAAGAATCAAAACATGGCAG GGAGGAATGGGATCAGTCAAGAATGTGTCGTTCTCCAACATCCATGTCCAAGATGTCAAGGTTCCGATAATGATCGATCAGTACTACTGCGACAAGAATTTCTGCAAGAACCAAACAGGCGCAGTCTCAATATCTGGGGTTAAGTTTGATCAGATCATCGGAACCTATTCATTTCAACCGATCCATCTTGCTTGTAGCGACCATGTTCCCTGCACGGATGTGGATCTGATGGACATTCAGCTGGAGCCATCGCTAGGGTTTCAAGGATTTCCGCGAGCTCTGTGCTGGAACTCGTATGGCAGATCGCAAGCTCCGCTTGTTCCGTCCGCCATGGACGAGTGCTTGAGGAGCGGCGGCGCCGATTCAGTCAAGAGAACTGCAAGATCACACGACATTGTCTGTTAA
- the LOC127810443 gene encoding uncharacterized protein LOC127810443: MDLVQLVIVWNGEWNDNKYIGGNRMCAGIYKNTTFTQLVEIVYTVTGIDKTRYDITIHFVTEHSSELPATKFPIKDDYGVRFIMCDDRKYKVMYVDMICKDIGVCNLRSGGNQDSGAVPFTSAHSPLQNDDFGIYGMDGLSDDAPDTNDDCDNETDDNSDDSDGDNSDSGGDERGVSPEYPEVRFSGSQFEDNHLQRNWIVPGVENYAIEETRPEVSIPYQGDLLHMGALFRSKQELILAFGQYCVDVKMDYRVRRSCTIRFEAGCKDVNCKFMLRARCRPGCSFWHVVKFMPSHTCTPDVYDSHFRSVKAIVIGSLFSERVTSSEYTPKMLMGELLEQHGVQIMYTKAWRSLQHAKILTYGNANESYQQLPSYFHMLKETNPGSITAIETDENNCFLYSFFALGACLHGFQSYIRPVVAVDATHLKGEHKGVIFVATCKDGEEMIYPIAFGFGDGESDRSWIWFLTKLREAIGVREDLVIVSDRHQSIANAMSRVFPSVPHVFCFFHLKQNLKKRCRQRKDVMTAFYLAAYSYTTIECDTYLAEIQSMHPQTHLTLMEARPEKWSRAYCPRRRYSMMTTNIAESLNKCMMKARRLPITSAHEFLRHMLQKWFSDRRAAAARLETIVTSAAVAHVNLAHAKTLDRGCRVVPVIQGNKYLVQHAKEGDGIVDIVASTCSCRKWDIDQMPCLHAIAVSSFMRVHYHMLCHSYYTADWVRRAYALPINPLPNKTAWILPAYVRQMVILPPVQRRQPGRPRNGRIPSMGEARRRKKCGKCGELGHNSLGCPNEWTSSIGESSTATTPESRGAARASARASRKCSICKETGHTRRRCPIQLSIPGDDNIINEENNQ, translated from the exons ATGGATTTAGTGCAGTTGGTTATCGTGTGGAACGgggaatggaatgataataagtatATTGGGGGTAATAGGATGTGTGCGGGAATCTACAAAAATACGACTTTTACTCAATTGGTTGAGATTGTGTACACGGTGACaggaattgataaaacaagaTACGACATCACCATTCATTTTGTAACGGAACACTCAAGTGAACTTCCAGCTACCAAGTTCCCTATCAAGGACGACTACGGTGTCAGGTTTATTATGTGCgatgacagaaaatataaagtgatgtatgttgatatgatttgtAAAGATATTGGAGTTTGTAACCTACGTAGTGGTGGTAATCAAGATTCAGGTGCCGTTCCATTTACATCTGCACATAGTCCActacaaaatgatgattttggtatATATGGTATGGATGGTTTGTCAGATGACGCTCCAGACACGAATGATGATTGTGATAATGAAACTGATGATAATAGTGACGATAGCGATGGTGATAATAGTGATAGTGGTGGTGATGAAAGAGGAGTGAGTCCGGAGTACCCAGAAGTAAGATTTTCAGGTTCACAATTTGAGGACAACCATTTACAAAGAAACTGGATTGTTCCTggtgtagaaaattatgcaattgaggAAACAAGACCCGAAGTGTCAATTCCATACCAGGGTGATCTTTTACACATGGGTGCACTCTTTAGAAGTAAACAGgaactaattttggcatttggacaatattgtgttgatgtgaagatGGACTATCGAGTCAGACGTTCGTGCACAATTCGATTTGAGGCTGGTTGCAAGGATGTGAACTGCAAATTTATGCTTCGTGCAAGATGCAGACCTGGTTGTTCGTTTTGGCATGTGGTGAAATTTATGCCGAGTCACACGTGTACTCCGGATGTCTACGATTCACATTTTCGAAGTGTGAAGGCTATTGTCATCGGAAGTTTGTTCTCTGAAAGAGTGACGAGTAGTGAATATACACCTAAAATGCTAATGGGGGAGTTGTTGGAGCAACATGGTGTGCAGATTATGTATACTAAAGCTTGGAGGTCTTTACAACATGCAAAGATACTTACTTATGGTAATGCTAATGAATCATATCAGCAACTaccctcatattttcacatgttaaaagaaacaaatcctgGCAGCATCACGGCAATAGAGACAgatgaaaataattgttttttatattcattttttgcactcGGAGCTTGCCTTCATGGTTTCCAGTCTTACATAAGACCGGTTGTTGCCGTTGATGCCACACATTTGAAAGGTGAACACAAAGGGGTGATATTCGTTGCCACTTGCAAAGATGGGGAGGAAATGATTTATCCCATcgcttttggatttggagatggtgagtctgacagatcatggatatggtttttgacaaaattgagagaggcTATCGGAGTGCGAGAAGATTTAGTCATTGTTTCTGATCGTCACCAAAGCATTGCAAATGCGATGAGTCGTGTCTTCCCTTCTGTCCCacatgtcttttgtttcttccaccttaagcaaaacttgaagaaacgTTGTAGACAACGAAAAGATGTGATGACTGCATTCTACCTTGCAGCATACAGCTACACCACAATAGAGTGTGATACATACTTGGCAGAAATACAATCGATGCATCCTCAGACTCATCTGACATTGATGGAAGCAAGACCGGAAAAGTGGTCACGAGCATATTgtccaagaagaagatattccatgatgaccaccaacattgccgagtctctcaataaatgcatgatgaaagcacgtcggttgcctataacaagtgcacatgaatttttgagacatatgctTCAGAAATGGTTTAGTGATAGGCGTGCTGCAGCTGCCAGACTCGAAACCATTGTGACCTCCGCTGCAGTGGCACATGTCAATTTGGCGCATGCCAAAACATTAGACCGAGGATGTCGTGTAGTTCCTGTAATACAAGGGAACAAATACCTCGTGCAACATGCAAAGGAAGGCGATGGGATAGTTGACATTGTTGCGAGTACATGTAGTTGTCGCAAGTGGGACATTGATCAAATGCCATGTCTTCATGCAATTGCTGTTAGCAG TTTCATGAGGGTGCACTACCATATGCTTTGCCATTCATATTACACCGCAGATTGGGTCAGACGTGCATATGCACTTCCCATCAATCCTCTCCCTAACAAGACTGCTTGGATTCTTCCAGCGTACGTCAGACAGATGGTTATACTCCCACCTGTGCAAAGAAGACAACCGGGTAGACCGAGAAATGGTCGAATTCCTTCCATGGGGGAAGCTCgtcgaagaaaaaaatgtggaaaatgcggTGAACTAGGACACAATAGTCTTGGTTGCCCTAATGAATGGACTTCCTCCATTGGAGAGTCGAGCACAGCCACTACTCCAGAATCCAGGGGCGCTGCTAGGGCCTCTGCAAGGGCAAGCCGAAAATGCAGCATTTGCAAAGAGACTGGACACACTCGTCGTCGGTGCCCTATACAATTGTCAATTCCAGGTGATGATAATATTATCAATGAAGAAAACAATCAATAG
- the LOC127810452 gene encoding uncharacterized protein LOC127810452: MSTSFFASIVRFWEQEYGGNRRFFAPSIASIPEEWTGFVDGRTDRSLPWWTVDYVLLPCNVANSHWFLLKICLKDRRIVIYDSNAMNEDSRRSRVEAIQPLVSLLPILLKKAAYYEHVTTTATLDRDWEVENTDPQKLPQQPDGASCGCYVIKYVEDILRHNEDHWQMHPTVDVRTLRRQIGIFLYRHSTIVR; this comes from the exons ATGTCAACCTCGTTTTTT gcatccatagtaagattttgGGAACAGGAGTACGGGGGCAACAGGAGGTTTTTTGCGCCTTCTATCGCATCTATCCCGGAAGAGTGGACCGGTTTCGTCGACGGGCGCACTGACAGGAGTCTCCCTTGGTGGACGGTCGATTAT gtgTTGCTCCCTTGTAATGTAGCGAATTCTCACTGGTTTCTCTTAAAGATTTGCTTGAAAGATAGGAGAATTGTCATATATGACTCCAATGCCATGAATGAAGACAGTCGTAGGAGCAGGGTCGAAGCTATACAACCACTTGTGAGCCTCTTACCCATTCTACTAAAGAAAGCTGCATATTATGAACATGTAACCACAACTGCGACGCTAGACAGAGATTGGGAAGTAGAGAATACTGATCCTCAGAAGTTGCCTCAACAACCGGatgg GGCCAGCTGCGGGTGCTACGTTATCAAATACGTCGAGGACATACTGAGGCATAATGAGGATCACTGGCAGATGCACCCGACTGTGGATGTCCGTACCCTCCGGAGACAGAttggaatatttttgtatagacatagTACGATAGTACGGTAG